The Lactobacillus sp. CBA3605 genome contains a region encoding:
- a CDS encoding beta-galactosidase small subunit: MVYTTNQLHVIYGDGSLGLNGADFHYLFSYERGGLESLQIHGKEWLYRTPKPTFWRATTDNDHGNHFSEKSAQWLAADLLTPCTQVKLSIDGRLLPELPIAPLNNRYSNNETATEVALTFTFSTNTVPSTPVTVTYTVTGTGQLHVQVHYTGNAALPDLPALGLRLIMPTTATGFDYTGLAGETYPDRQAGAAHGTYHIDGLPVTPYLVPQDCGMHMATQQVTVTRNQTQNNADQTRTPFALTFEQATRPFAFSCLPYTAEELENATHMEELPLPRRTVLTIYGAVRGVGGIDSWGADVDTQYQIPASQAIDFDFTISPKH, from the coding sequence ATGGTTTACACAACTAATCAGCTTCATGTCATTTACGGTGATGGGTCACTCGGTTTGAACGGTGCTGATTTTCATTATCTTTTTAGCTATGAACGCGGTGGGTTAGAGTCCTTACAAATCCACGGTAAAGAATGGCTTTATCGCACACCAAAGCCAACCTTCTGGCGGGCCACGACCGATAACGATCACGGTAATCATTTTTCAGAAAAATCTGCACAATGGTTAGCAGCCGACCTGTTAACGCCTTGTACCCAAGTTAAGTTAAGTATTGACGGCCGGCTGTTACCAGAGTTGCCGATTGCGCCGTTGAATAATCGTTATAGCAACAACGAAACTGCGACTGAGGTTGCCTTAACTTTTACCTTTAGTACCAATACCGTGCCTAGCACACCGGTCACCGTCACCTATACGGTCACCGGTACGGGTCAATTACACGTCCAAGTCCACTATACGGGAAATGCCGCCTTACCTGACTTACCCGCTTTGGGACTACGCTTGATCATGCCAACTACTGCAACTGGTTTCGACTACACTGGTCTCGCCGGCGAAACCTACCCTGATCGTCAAGCTGGCGCGGCCCACGGGACTTACCACATCGACGGCTTGCCAGTCACCCCTTATCTCGTACCGCAAGATTGTGGGATGCATATGGCGACCCAGCAAGTCACCGTAACCCGTAATCAAACGCAAAATAACGCCGATCAAACCAGGACGCCATTTGCCCTAACCTTTGAACAAGCAACACGCCCCTTCGCTTTTAGTTGCTTGCCTTATACGGCTGAAGAACTCGAAAACGCGACTCACATGGAAGAGTTACCCTTACCACGACGAACCGTATTAACGATTTACGGCGCTGTCCGCGGGGTTGGCGGCATTGATAGTTGGGGTGCCGACGTCGATACCCAGTATCAAATTCCTGCTAGTCAAGCCATTGATTTTGACTTTACCATTAGTCCTAAACATTGA
- a CDS encoding glycoside-pentoside-hexuronide (GPH):cation symporter, whose product MTDPVTTKSKSRRVTSQLAYSFGAFGHDAFYATLSTYFIMFVTSHLFDKSSGAQGSKMIAYITLIIAALRFVELAIDPLIGNAIDNTSSRWGHFKPWIVIGGTIGSIVLAILFTDMGGLNASNPILYLIIFAILYITMDIFYSFKDVGFWSMIPAISFDSAEREKTATFARVGSNIGANLVGIVVMPIVLYFSVNANSGQGDNRGWLAFGLIIALVSWISAMAVAAGTKENDSELRQNTEKTTFKDVFKVLGRNDQLMWLALTYGIYTAGIAITNSLELYYFTYILGNASEYTLLASLNAIIGIFSVLAFPSLAKKFSRRKVFFLAIAIMMVALALFTFSGQSLALVLTAAVLFYIPQPLIFLVVLMVLSDSVEYGQLKFGHRDESLTLSVRPLLDKLGGAVSNGIVGLTAVWAGMTAGATAGDISTHGQMIFKFMMFGVPALMILIGTFIFFKKVTLDETMHASIVDELEKTWHKHLDTDETPAEVEAETTATTSYQLPVSGTLQKLSAVSDQTFASGDMGRGFAVKPTDGGVYAPFNGIVEATFPTRHAIGLRSDSGILTLIHIGIGTVNLRGTGFVQYVQKGDRVTQGQELIEFWAPAITKAGLDDTVMVVITNHQAIQSFDYLKHTGTATHGEVILKLSSPAAKK is encoded by the coding sequence ATGACTGATCCTGTAACGACTAAAAGTAAATCGCGACGCGTAACTTCGCAATTAGCTTATTCCTTTGGAGCTTTCGGGCATGATGCGTTCTATGCAACGCTATCCACGTATTTTATTATGTTCGTCACTTCCCATTTATTTGATAAGAGTAGCGGTGCTCAAGGCTCCAAGATGATTGCGTACATTACGTTAATTATCGCTGCCTTACGATTCGTCGAATTGGCGATTGACCCCTTAATCGGGAACGCCATCGACAACACCAGCTCACGCTGGGGACATTTCAAACCTTGGATTGTCATTGGTGGAACGATTGGTTCAATTGTCTTAGCTATTTTATTCACTGACATGGGTGGGCTAAATGCTTCTAACCCCATCCTATATTTAATTATTTTTGCTATTTTATACATCACGATGGATATCTTTTATTCCTTTAAAGATGTTGGTTTTTGGTCCATGATTCCGGCAATTTCATTTGACTCGGCAGAACGTGAAAAGACGGCCACCTTCGCTCGAGTGGGCTCAAATATCGGTGCCAATTTAGTTGGAATCGTCGTTATGCCAATCGTCTTATACTTCTCAGTTAACGCCAACAGTGGTCAAGGTGATAACCGTGGTTGGTTAGCCTTTGGCTTAATCATCGCTTTAGTTTCTTGGATTTCTGCGATGGCAGTCGCTGCCGGCACCAAAGAAAATGATTCCGAATTACGTCAAAACACTGAGAAAACGACTTTCAAAGACGTCTTCAAAGTTTTGGGTCGTAACGATCAATTAATGTGGTTAGCTCTCACCTATGGGATTTATACGGCTGGGATTGCCATCACCAACTCTTTGGAACTGTATTACTTCACCTATATTTTAGGGAACGCTTCTGAATACACTTTGCTAGCTAGCTTGAACGCCATCATCGGCATCTTCTCTGTCTTGGCTTTCCCATCACTAGCCAAGAAATTCAGTCGCCGTAAAGTCTTCTTCTTAGCAATTGCCATCATGATGGTTGCCTTAGCCTTATTCACATTCTCCGGTCAATCTTTAGCCTTAGTTTTGACGGCTGCTGTCTTATTCTACATTCCACAACCATTAATTTTCTTAGTTGTCCTGATGGTCTTAAGTGATTCCGTAGAATATGGTCAATTAAAGTTTGGTCACCGTGACGAATCGTTGACCTTATCAGTTCGCCCATTGTTAGATAAACTTGGTGGGGCCGTTTCCAACGGAATCGTTGGTTTAACTGCCGTTTGGGCCGGGATGACTGCAGGCGCAACTGCGGGTGATATTAGCACCCATGGTCAAATGATCTTTAAATTTATGATGTTCGGCGTCCCTGCACTGATGATTCTAATCGGAACGTTTATCTTCTTTAAAAAAGTTACTCTAGACGAAACGATGCATGCTAGCATCGTTGACGAACTCGAAAAGACTTGGCACAAGCATCTCGATACCGACGAAACCCCAGCAGAGGTTGAAGCTGAAACAACTGCAACAACCAGTTACCAACTACCTGTCAGTGGAACTTTACAAAAGTTAAGTGCCGTTAGTGATCAGACATTTGCCAGTGGCGATATGGGCCGTGGTTTTGCAGTTAAACCGACGGATGGTGGTGTCTATGCACCTTTCAACGGGATAGTTGAAGCAACCTTCCCAACACGTCATGCTATCGGTCTTCGCTCAGACTCCGGAATCCTAACCTTAATTCATATCGGAATTGGGACCGTTAACTTACGTGGCACTGGTTTCGTACAATATGTTCAAAAAGGCGACCGGGTCACTCAAGGTCAAGAATTGATTGAATTTTGGGCACCGGCAATTACCAAAGCTGGTTTAGACGACACCGTTATGGTCGTCATCACCAACCATCAAGCCATTCAAAGCTTTGATTACTTGAAACATACCGGAACTGCTACACACGGCGAGGTAATTTTAAAACTTTCGAGTCCCGCTGCTAAAAAATAA
- a CDS encoding aldose epimerase family protein — protein sequence MALETKTTVFDQLDGQDIMRYTLINDHQTRISVLSYGGTWQEFVVVENGVERPLIWGLDNMADYQRVGYCLCQSIGRVAGRIGGASFKIDDQHYDVDMNEQTHSLHGGRHGFNTLNFTGELSQTRDSASVTLRRQITTTTDQYPGNLDVQIKFTLDNQNRVSIAFTGDTDAATLFNPTNHVYWNVADDRTTLAHQWLQIHSAKRLEFDAEKVPTGQRLPVVKTAYDFNEPQPVQAALDQLKATSKGIEFDDAYEVTPSATTPIAVIGDTEQQRQVKLYSDRNSLIIYTANPFDTAKEATHQYTALATEAQTLPDAINHPDFGDIVLRPGYPVTHTISYQYEALN from the coding sequence ATTGCCTTGGAAACGAAAACAACAGTTTTTGACCAGTTAGACGGTCAAGATATTATGCGATATACGTTAATTAATGATCACCAAACCCGTATTTCAGTTTTGAGTTATGGGGGAACGTGGCAGGAGTTCGTAGTTGTGGAAAATGGTGTCGAGCGGCCTTTAATTTGGGGCTTAGACAATATGGCGGACTATCAACGCGTCGGATACTGTTTATGCCAATCAATTGGTCGTGTCGCAGGTCGTATCGGTGGCGCTAGCTTTAAAATTGACGATCAGCATTATGACGTTGATATGAATGAACAGACGCATTCCTTACATGGCGGTCGACATGGCTTTAACACCTTGAATTTTACCGGTGAATTAAGCCAGACACGTGACAGTGCTAGCGTGACTTTACGACGTCAGATTACCACGACGACCGATCAGTATCCTGGTAATTTAGACGTTCAAATTAAGTTTACCTTGGATAACCAAAATCGTGTTTCGATTGCTTTTACGGGTGATACGGATGCAGCAACGCTCTTTAATCCAACAAACCACGTTTATTGGAATGTGGCGGATGATCGGACTACGTTGGCTCATCAATGGCTCCAAATTCATAGTGCTAAGCGCTTAGAATTTGATGCTGAAAAGGTGCCGACTGGCCAACGATTGCCAGTTGTTAAGACTGCGTATGATTTCAATGAACCACAACCAGTTCAAGCTGCTTTGGATCAATTAAAAGCGACTAGCAAAGGGATTGAATTTGATGATGCGTACGAAGTGACCCCTAGTGCGACGACGCCTATTGCGGTTATTGGTGATACCGAGCAGCAACGGCAAGTGAAGCTCTATTCTGATCGGAATAGCTTGATTATTTATACGGCGAATCCTTTTGATACGGCTAAGGAAGCCACTCATCAATATACGGCGTTAGCGACGGAAGCTCAAACCTTACCAGATGCGATTAATCATCCTGATTTTGGTGACATCGTATTGCGGCCAGGGTATCCTGTAACGCATACCATTAGTTATCAATATGAAGCATTAAACTAA
- a CDS encoding FAD-dependent oxidoreductase, whose product MGHNGIISYEVDVQDDKVEDLKILKHSETSGIFNQVIDKLKQNIIDEQSFNVDTISGATVMTQALLTSAKKAVADEGITLTPVPKSKKAMTTQHRRTDVVIIGGGEAGLVAGCRALTLGQKVILVEKNGYLGGATILNGSNVVGTGSKVSAQIFDNNHDTPEMLAQDVARESLETNYPALTKLMVDHIGPAIDFISDFADLHYQKAQTQTPEHSINRQIELPSASSYELIQKVSQAFTAAGGEILLDTPVQSLTFNRQGQLNGLVGKRHGQLIKIKARSVVLATGGHGANQKMRGAESQGIDYYGPMTSTGDAYEFNADLDLQTHDLDWYKIYPHGVEVEPGVAKLTTYASKQATDMGAIYVNTKGERIVNESNVYTAFRNAILKQADKTAYLLMDERTWKQVYDLLILHDFTPQEIKGFFADSTKRPVFVKGDLKTVAKAAGVNADRLAQTVTDYQGYVKAGHDREFGRDPKYLHQYEGDTYYLIEQRDRFATTLGGYTTDSKSLQLLTSKNALVANYFGAGEVIGGANGHDSMPSMMNTWGIASGYVAGAAASENAKAQQKAGDDEANIVAIVGTNASKSYNRKLLYAMKDLIDAQASLDICEIKDLPLFNEDDLDNEPETVKALAAKIDAADGVVIAVPEYDHSIPAALKSAIEWLSCAEHPFKDKPVMIVGTSLGIQGTVRAQMNLRQILDSPGVDAKVMPGNEFMLPQAGSKFDENDHLDDDGSEHFLKQCFGNFLDYITAVEAKTTVQA is encoded by the coding sequence ATGGGCCATAATGGCATTATTAGTTATGAGGTTGACGTTCAAGATGATAAAGTAGAAGATTTGAAAATCTTGAAACATTCTGAAACGTCCGGAATTTTTAATCAAGTCATTGATAAATTAAAACAAAATATTATTGATGAACAGTCATTCAATGTCGATACGATTAGTGGTGCCACTGTAATGACGCAAGCGTTATTAACGTCTGCCAAAAAAGCGGTCGCTGATGAAGGGATTACGTTAACGCCAGTACCCAAATCAAAAAAGGCCATGACGACGCAACATCGTCGTACGGATGTTGTCATCATTGGTGGCGGTGAAGCTGGTTTGGTTGCGGGTTGTCGGGCCTTAACCCTGGGTCAAAAAGTCATTTTAGTTGAAAAGAATGGTTATCTTGGTGGTGCAACGATTCTAAATGGTTCCAATGTCGTTGGGACGGGATCTAAGGTATCCGCTCAAATTTTCGATAACAATCACGATACTCCTGAGATGTTAGCGCAAGATGTTGCCCGTGAAAGTTTAGAGACCAACTATCCCGCCTTAACCAAGTTAATGGTTGATCATATTGGACCAGCGATTGATTTTATCAGTGATTTTGCGGACTTACATTACCAAAAAGCCCAAACGCAAACGCCTGAACATTCTATCAATCGGCAAATCGAACTACCTTCAGCTAGCAGTTATGAATTGATTCAAAAAGTATCACAGGCCTTTACGGCAGCGGGTGGCGAAATCTTATTAGATACCCCCGTTCAATCGTTAACCTTTAACCGCCAAGGCCAATTGAATGGCTTAGTAGGCAAACGACATGGTCAATTGATTAAGATTAAAGCGCGCTCAGTTGTCTTAGCTACTGGTGGTCACGGGGCTAATCAAAAAATGCGTGGCGCCGAAAGCCAAGGAATTGATTATTACGGCCCGATGACGTCCACAGGTGATGCCTATGAATTTAATGCAGACTTAGATTTACAAACTCATGATTTAGATTGGTACAAGATCTATCCACATGGGGTTGAAGTAGAACCAGGGGTTGCTAAGTTAACAACCTATGCCTCAAAACAAGCTACGGACATGGGTGCCATCTATGTGAATACTAAGGGTGAACGAATTGTTAATGAATCTAACGTATACACTGCCTTTCGGAATGCCATTTTAAAGCAAGCGGACAAAACAGCTTACTTATTAATGGATGAACGAACTTGGAAACAAGTTTATGATCTCTTGATTTTACATGACTTCACGCCCCAAGAAATCAAAGGGTTCTTTGCGGATTCAACTAAGCGACCAGTTTTCGTCAAGGGTGACTTAAAGACGGTTGCTAAAGCGGCTGGGGTAAATGCCGATCGGCTCGCACAGACCGTTACTGACTATCAGGGTTACGTTAAAGCTGGCCATGATCGTGAATTTGGTCGTGATCCGAAATATTTACATCAATATGAAGGCGATACTTATTATCTCATCGAACAGCGTGACCGGTTTGCGACCACGCTAGGTGGTTACACCACGGATTCTAAGAGCTTACAATTATTGACGAGTAAGAATGCTTTAGTGGCGAATTACTTTGGTGCTGGTGAAGTTATCGGGGGTGCCAATGGTCACGATTCAATGCCAAGCATGATGAACACTTGGGGAATTGCCTCCGGTTACGTTGCGGGTGCTGCGGCGAGTGAGAATGCTAAAGCGCAACAAAAAGCCGGTGACGATGAGGCTAATATTGTCGCAATTGTCGGCACCAACGCCTCAAAATCATATAATCGAAAACTTTTGTATGCGATGAAGGACTTAATCGATGCACAAGCTAGCTTAGATATTTGTGAGATTAAGGACCTGCCGTTGTTTAACGAAGATGATCTGGATAATGAACCTGAGACTGTCAAAGCGCTAGCGGCTAAAATTGACGCCGCTGATGGCGTCGTCATTGCGGTACCGGAGTATGATCATTCCATTCCAGCCGCTTTGAAGAGTGCGATTGAATGGTTATCGTGTGCGGAACATCCGTTTAAGGATAAGCCAGTTATGATTGTGGGGACATCCTTAGGGATTCAAGGAACCGTTCGCGCTCAAATGAACTTACGGCAGATTCTGGATTCACCTGGGGTGGATGCTAAAGTAATGCCGGGTAATGAATTCATGTTACCGCAAGCGGGTAGCAAATTTGATGAAAATGACCATTTAGATGACGATGGTAGTGAGCATTTCTTGAAGCAATGTTTCGGGAATTTCTTAGATTACATTACCGCAGTAGAAGCTAAAACGACCGTACAGGCCTAA